Proteins encoded within one genomic window of Alosa alosa isolate M-15738 ecotype Scorff River chromosome 24, AALO_Geno_1.1, whole genome shotgun sequence:
- the tm4sf21b gene encoding transmembrane 4 L6 family member 5, whose translation MCTGKCAKCIAVVLYPLALISIICNILLFFPDWKTEYAQSDSNIVTLTPEVTYMGGLLGGGIMVLVPAIHIHLTGKVGCCANRCGMFLSIGFAALGVVGALYSMSVAALGLSKGPICRYWSIENPIFGQWGRPFDNNGTYLSNPESWKLCLEPENVVEFNVALFAVLLATACLELGLCGFQMVNGLFGCLCGTCRGKEDE comes from the exons ATGTGTACAGGAAAGTGCGCCAAATGCATTGCAGTGGTTCTGTATCCACTGGCATTGATATCGATCATTTGCAACATTCTACTGTTTTTCCCCGACTGGAAAACAGAATATGCTCAGAGTGACTCGAATATCGTAACACTCACACCAGAGGTGACCTACATGGGGGGATTGCTTGGCGGTGGTATTATG GTTCTTGTACCAGCCATCCATATTCATTTGACCGGGAAGGTAGGCTGCTGTGCCAATCGCTGTGGG ATGTTTCTGTCCATTGGGTTTGCAGCGCTGGGTGTGGTCGGCGCTCTGTACAGCATGAGTGTGGCTGCTCTAGGCCTGTCCAAAGGGCCCATATGTCGCTACTGGTCTATTGAAAACCCTATTTTTGGACAATGGGGCAGACCGTTTGACAA taatggGACATACCTGTCCAATCCAGAAAGCTGGAAGTTATGTCTTGAGCCTGAAAATGTTGTGGAGTTCAACGTTGCCCTGTTCGCAGTCCTCTTGGCTACTGCTTGCCTGGAGCTGGGCCTGTGTGGCTTCCAGATGGTCAACGGTCTCTTTGGCTGCCTCTGTGGAACATGCAGAGGCAAAGAG GACGAATGA
- the mblac1 gene encoding metallo-beta-lactamase domain-containing protein 1, translating to MDLTGKVVSSSCSVRKRVIADVGSDIPGQPYSISVLKEGYCVSQADGCTRADGTISLLVGPKNILVDTGGPWDRDFLLAQLEKTGLKPDDINIVVGTHGHSDHVGNLGLFPDALIVVGCDISQGDLYLPNELADGQPYLIDDHVSIVPTPGHTGRDVSVLVKDTSVGVVLVAGDLFECCDDEDSWRALSENPEVQEINRKVALQTADVIIPGHGPRFKVHRDSTN from the exons ATGGATCTGACTGGCAAAGTAGTATCCTCAAGCTGTAGCGTAAGAAAAAGAGTAATTGCTGATGTCGGCTCGGACATACCTGGCCAGCCTTACAGTATCTCAGTGCTAAAGGAGGGTTATTGTGTGTCACAAGCAGATGGTTGTACGCGTGCAGACGGAACAATATCTCTCTTGGTCGGCCCAAAGAATATTCTGGTAGATACAGGTGGACCATGGGATCGCGATTTCCTCCTTGCTCAGCTGGAGAAAACGGGACTAAAACCTGATGACATCAATATAGTAGTCGGGACCCATGGCCACTCAGACCACGTGGGTAACCTAGGGCTGTTTCCAGATGCACTGATTGTTGTAGGATGTGATATAAGTCAAGGGGATCTGTATCTTCCAAACGAGCTGGCAGACGGCCAGCCATATCTCATCGATGATCAT GTGTCGATCGTTCCCACACCGGGTCACACCGGACGGGATGTGAGCGTGCTGGTAAAGGACACCTCCGTGGGCGTTGTGTTGGTTGCTGGGGACTTGTTTGAGTGCTGTGATGATGAGGACTCCTGGCGAGCGCTGAGCGAGAACCCTGAGGTTCAGGAGATTAACCGAAAGGTGGCATTACAGACTGCTGATGTTATCATCCCTGGACACGGACCCCGGTTCAAAGTGCATAGGGACTCCACCAACTGA
- the mpdu1b gene encoding mannose-P-dolichol utilization defect 1b: MEEKMSTSVMDPFKDVLLQYFMPEKCYDEFFLDFNFLHVECLKIVLSKGLGIGIILGSVLVKLPQILKLMGAKSAEGLSFNSILLELLAITGTMAYSIANSFPFSAWGEVLFLMLQTVTIGFLIQHYGGKTIKGIIFLVVYFALVAILLSPMTPLSVVTTMQASNMPAIIFGRLIQAVTNYRNGHTGQLSAISVFLLFAGSLARIFTSIQETGDSLMALTYVISSSCNGIIAAQVLYYWSSGPEALKKKKKKKAE, encoded by the exons ATGGAAGAGAAAATGTCAACGTCAGTGATGGACCCCTTTAAAGATGTCCTTCTCCAGTACTTTATGCCAGAGAAATGTTATGACGAATTTTTCCTCGATTTCAATTTTTTGCATG TTGAATGTCTGAAGATAGTTTTAAGCAAAGGTCTGGGGATCGGGATCATTCTGGGATCAGTTCTGG TAAAGCTTCCACAGATCCTAAAGCTGATGGGAGCAAAAAGTGCAGAGGGCCTTAGCTTCAACTCCATTCTTCTTGAGTTGTTGGCGATCACAGGAACTATGGCCTACAGCATTGCAAATAGCTTTCCCTTCAG TGCCTGGGGTGAAGTGTTATTCCTAATGTTACAGACAGTTACCATTGGATTCCTCATTCAACACTATGGCGGAAAAACCATCAAAG GGATAATCTTTCTTGTGGTCTACTTTGCCTTGGTGGCAATCCTGCTCTCGCCAATGACACCCTTGTCTGTGGTCACCACTATGCAGGCTTCGAACATGCCAGCTATCATTTTTGGCAGG CTAATCCAAGCTGTAACTAACTACCGCAATGGACACACAGGGCAACTATCTGCCATATCAGTCTTCCTGCTCTTTGCTGGATCCCTGGCGAGGATATTCACCTCTATACAG gAAACTGGGGACTCTCTGATGGCCCTGACCTACGTCATCTCGTCCAGCTGTAACGGCATCATCGCCGCCCAGGTCCTCTACTACTGGAGCAGCGGCCCTGAGGcgctgaagaagaagaagaagaagaaggccgAGTAA